The following proteins come from a genomic window of Streptomyces sp. GS7:
- a CDS encoding helix-turn-helix domain-containing protein, with translation MAVGGDGRSKGTGGLLAERLNHLFAHMHPPGAPYTNAFVADEISGGAAEYGGVKVTEQYLSMLRNGRRTNPSPELLRALAKFFAVPVGYLLGDLSQPQAARVEEEVRFLAAMRDQRVRAIALRSVGLPPEVQDSLTTIISQFRRQMNLPAEPPEQGGDRRGERPDTDR, from the coding sequence ATGGCAGTGGGGGGCGACGGCCGGTCCAAGGGGACGGGGGGCCTGCTCGCGGAACGGCTCAACCACCTCTTCGCGCACATGCACCCGCCCGGCGCGCCGTACACCAACGCCTTCGTGGCCGACGAGATCAGCGGCGGGGCGGCGGAGTACGGCGGGGTCAAGGTCACCGAGCAGTATCTGTCGATGCTGCGCAACGGACGGCGGACGAACCCGAGCCCCGAACTCCTGCGCGCGCTGGCCAAGTTCTTCGCCGTGCCGGTCGGGTATCTGCTGGGTGACCTCTCTCAGCCGCAGGCCGCTCGGGTGGAGGAGGAGGTCCGGTTCCTGGCCGCCATGCGGGACCAGCGGGTGCGGGCCATCGCCCTGCGCTCGGTCGGGCTGCCGCCAGAGGTGCAGGACAGCCTGACGACGATCATCTCCCAGTTCCGCCGGCAGATGAACCTGCCGGCCGAACCGCCGGAGCAGGGTGGTGATCGACGTGGCGAACGGCCCGATACGGACCGCTGA
- a CDS encoding transketolase, with protein sequence MTNTATDTTPEARTGDTPIGFGELPRLMGLMTGDEKHGPAATSTLDALWVLYDRVLRVSPATAADPGRDRFLLSKGHGPMAYYAVLAAKGFFPTDWLPGFGAYDSPLGHHPDRELVPGAEIGSGSLGHGLPLAVGTALGLRAQGRPEPAVWVLIGDAELDEGSNHEALAFAGAAGLDRLHTLVIDNSSATHGWYGGIASRFTAAGWSTATVDGRDHQALYEAFSAPHPGRPHAVVARVEPKEKRVF encoded by the coding sequence ATGACGAACACAGCGACGGACACCACACCGGAAGCCCGCACCGGCGACACCCCGATCGGATTCGGCGAACTGCCCCGCCTCATGGGCCTGATGACGGGCGATGAGAAGCACGGTCCGGCCGCCACCTCCACCCTCGACGCCCTGTGGGTCCTCTACGACCGGGTGCTGCGGGTCTCCCCCGCCACCGCCGCCGACCCCGGGCGGGACCGCTTCCTGCTCTCCAAGGGCCACGGCCCCATGGCCTACTACGCGGTGCTGGCCGCCAAGGGCTTCTTCCCGACCGACTGGCTGCCGGGCTTCGGCGCATACGATTCGCCGCTCGGCCACCACCCCGACCGGGAGCTGGTGCCCGGCGCCGAGATCGGCAGCGGATCGCTCGGGCACGGGCTGCCGCTGGCCGTCGGCACCGCGCTCGGCCTGCGCGCCCAGGGCCGCCCGGAGCCGGCGGTCTGGGTGCTGATCGGCGACGCGGAACTGGACGAGGGCAGCAATCACGAGGCGCTCGCCTTCGCGGGCGCCGCCGGCCTCGACCGGCTGCACACCCTCGTCATCGACAACTCCTCCGCCACCCACGGCTGGTACGGCGGCATCGCCTCCCGGTTCACAGCCGCCGGCTGGTCCACGGCGACCGTGGACGGCCGCGACCACCAGGCGCTGTACGAGGCGTTCAGCGCACCGCACCCGGGCCGTCCGCATGCGGTGGTGGCCCGCGTGGAGCCCAAGGAGAAGCGGGTCTTCTGA
- a CDS encoding transketolase family protein, protein MDTMRERFAAVTSRLLDEDPRLALVLADIGLDGFADAARRHPERVVNVGIREQLLIGVGGGLALTGLRPVMHTFASFLVERPFEQLKLDFGHQGTGGVLVSAGASYDWPSGGFTHMAPGDVALLDTLDGWTVHVPGHPDEAETLLRQATAAGDDKVYVRLSLQVNASPRPVGGDGFLTLRQGRRGVVAAVGPMLDNVLTATEGLDVTVLYATSVRPFDARTLRAAAGAADAADVVLVEPYLAGTSTRYANDALADRPHRVLGLGVGRRELRRYGRLDEHLAGHGLDPWGLRARITGFLGA, encoded by the coding sequence ATGGACACCATGCGTGAGCGTTTCGCCGCGGTCACCTCGCGGCTGCTGGACGAGGACCCGCGGCTCGCCCTCGTCCTCGCCGACATCGGCCTGGACGGCTTCGCCGACGCGGCCCGTCGGCACCCCGAGCGGGTGGTCAACGTCGGCATCCGCGAGCAGTTGCTCATCGGCGTCGGCGGCGGGCTGGCGCTGACCGGACTGCGGCCGGTCATGCACACCTTCGCCAGCTTCCTGGTGGAGCGGCCCTTCGAGCAGCTGAAGCTGGACTTCGGCCACCAGGGCACCGGCGGCGTCCTGGTGAGCGCCGGCGCCTCCTACGACTGGCCGAGCGGCGGTTTCACGCACATGGCACCGGGCGACGTGGCACTGCTGGACACCCTCGACGGCTGGACGGTGCACGTTCCCGGCCACCCGGACGAGGCCGAGACCCTGCTCCGGCAGGCCACGGCGGCCGGCGACGACAAGGTCTACGTACGGCTGTCCCTCCAGGTCAACGCGTCCCCGCGGCCGGTGGGCGGGGACGGGTTCCTGACCCTGCGGCAGGGCCGCCGCGGGGTGGTGGCCGCCGTGGGGCCGATGCTGGACAACGTGCTGACCGCCACCGAGGGCCTGGACGTGACCGTGCTGTACGCGACGAGCGTGCGGCCCTTCGACGCCCGGACCCTGCGCGCCGCCGCCGGGGCCGCCGACGCCGCCGACGTGGTGCTGGTCGAGCCGTACCTGGCGGGCACCTCCACCCGGTACGCCAACGACGCGCTCGCCGACCGGCCGCACCGGGTGCTCGGGCTCGGCGTGGGCCGCCGGGAGCTGCGCCGCTACGGACGGCTCGACGAGCACCTGGCGGGGCACGGGCTCGACCCGTGGGGCCTGCGGGCCCGCATCACCGGGTTCCTGGGCGCATGA
- a CDS encoding alpha/beta fold hydrolase yields MQQDFHQAPDGARIATYTWLPESGAPRALVQIAHGAAEHGRRYDRFARFLTGHGYAVVASDHRGHGATAATTGGLGVVGEDAWRAIVGDLKGIGDHAAAAHPGVPLVLLGHSMGAMLARDYAQEYGADLAGLILTGTFRTLPGLDIDAASAALEAEITAHGRAHLSSFIPRTFGFFNDAFPHRTGYEWLSRDTAEVDRYVADERCGFPFCAGLALDWVRAVRKVNDPAHLARIPRGLPVHVAVGDQDPCHQRMTLVHELLEDFRYLGIRELTWRGYPGARHEILNETHRDEVQRDLVRWLGKHV; encoded by the coding sequence ATGCAGCAGGACTTCCACCAGGCCCCCGACGGCGCCCGTATCGCCACCTACACCTGGCTCCCGGAGTCCGGGGCGCCGCGCGCCCTCGTCCAGATCGCCCACGGCGCCGCCGAACACGGCCGCCGCTACGACCGCTTCGCCCGTTTCCTGACCGGCCACGGCTACGCGGTCGTCGCCTCCGACCACCGCGGCCACGGTGCCACCGCCGCCACCACCGGCGGCCTCGGCGTGGTCGGCGAGGACGCCTGGCGGGCGATCGTCGGCGACCTCAAGGGCATCGGCGACCACGCCGCCGCGGCCCACCCCGGCGTCCCGCTCGTCCTCCTCGGCCACAGCATGGGCGCGATGCTGGCCCGCGACTACGCCCAGGAATACGGCGCCGACCTCGCCGGACTGATCCTCACCGGCACCTTCCGCACGCTGCCGGGCCTGGACATCGACGCCGCGTCCGCCGCACTGGAGGCGGAGATCACGGCCCACGGCCGCGCCCACCTCTCGTCCTTCATCCCGCGCACCTTCGGCTTCTTCAACGACGCCTTCCCGCACCGCACCGGCTACGAATGGCTCTCCCGCGACACCGCCGAGGTGGACCGCTACGTGGCCGACGAGCGGTGCGGCTTCCCGTTCTGCGCCGGGCTCGCCCTCGACTGGGTACGGGCCGTCCGCAAGGTCAACGACCCGGCCCACCTCGCCCGCATCCCGCGCGGCCTGCCCGTCCACGTCGCGGTCGGCGACCAGGACCCCTGCCACCAGCGGATGACCCTGGTCCATGAACTCCTGGAGGACTTCCGCTATCTCGGCATCCGCGAGCTGACCTGGCGCGGCTACCCCGGCGCCCGCCACGAGATCCTCAACGAGACCCACCGCGACGAGGTCCAGCGCGATCTGGTCCGCTGGCTCGGCAAGCACGTCTGA
- a CDS encoding amidohydrolase family protein, whose product MDTADPSGDAPIRRSPLSRRRFLQGTASAAAAAGLAGVAAPAPAAAQPAAGASGAALSFTAATNGAASLAPSGDRLVAEVQNVLWSLPRTGGDAVALTPPDLEPTRPVHSPDGRRIAVCAYRGGNFHLWTLHPDGSGLRQLTDGPWDDRGPAWSPDGTRIAFASERGGDAVSGSPYRLWVLEVDTGRLTRVTGLPGQEGPHQDGAWEDFDPCWSPDGSRLFFVRGQVAGAALASRTVASVPADGRGSVRTEHTETATAQVMVPALSPAGRLAYLRTTDYPGPTCTLVVDGAAVAVGGDVEPVPPRWVSRDELLLTVGGQFRIVRPDTPERAEHIPFTARLPLHRPDYRLKDYGFERTAAGPVRGVHLPALSPDGRKVAFAALNSLWLAPTSGGGAPRRITAADATRYVLAPSWSRDGRSLVYADDRDGLFAVRRRDLESGAETVLAAGGRVQPALSPDGGRLAALDMSGNLVVRSLADGTEKVLAAPMGAGGLPGRPSWSPDGRYLALCDRNRLNRRFREGYNVIRIVDAESGKDRLHPVAEHVSIADRYDSGPVWSPDGRQLALIAESALWVLPVRPDGTPDGAPRQLTEESADHPSWSGDSATLLYLSAGKLRLIPAAGGPARTVPVALQRRGSRARDTVVHAGRFWDGTGEAVREDVDVVVREGRITAIEPHRASRAGTARRVDASARTVLPGFWDAHTHPWQTTYGGRQTALQLAYGITTTVSCGGFSYEQARLREALAAGALTGPRLLTCGELLDGGRVAYSMGRAHRTREGLRRSLERGAALDWDFVKTYVRAPGWVMAEAARFAHERLGVRSGSHLLTPGVQLGQDLTTHLQATQRLEFGHAVSSTGHAYQDVEEVYTGGGFHMLATPFSATALIGEDPALAEDVRVTRLMPPWDTAVVREGAGHRPTPAQLADIQTEVDAYRRILGGGGLIALGTDQPLVAVGLSLHLALRALHRGGLTVSQTLRTATALPARVFGAERDLGTLEVGKLGDMTLVDGDPFSDFSTLVRTSAVVKGGRLYEQRALVDAFPAPGGPALRSASAAGTDWLEVGRQQRRESCCGTGH is encoded by the coding sequence TTGGACACCGCAGACCCTTCCGGCGACGCTCCGATCCGGCGTTCGCCACTGTCCCGCCGCAGATTTCTCCAGGGCACCGCCTCGGCCGCCGCGGCGGCCGGGCTCGCCGGGGTCGCCGCCCCGGCGCCCGCGGCGGCGCAGCCCGCCGCCGGCGCGTCCGGCGCCGCCCTCTCCTTCACCGCCGCGACCAATGGCGCGGCCTCCCTGGCCCCCTCCGGCGACCGGCTGGTCGCCGAGGTCCAGAACGTCCTGTGGTCGCTGCCCCGCACCGGCGGCGACGCGGTGGCGCTCACCCCGCCCGACCTGGAGCCGACCCGTCCGGTGCACTCCCCCGACGGCCGCCGGATCGCCGTCTGCGCCTACCGGGGCGGCAACTTCCACCTCTGGACGCTGCACCCCGACGGCTCCGGCCTCCGGCAGCTGACCGACGGCCCCTGGGACGACCGCGGGCCCGCCTGGTCGCCGGACGGGACCCGGATCGCGTTCGCCTCGGAGCGCGGTGGCGACGCGGTGAGCGGCAGCCCGTACCGGTTATGGGTGCTGGAGGTCGACACCGGGCGGCTGACCCGGGTGACCGGGCTGCCCGGCCAGGAGGGTCCCCATCAGGACGGCGCCTGGGAGGACTTCGACCCGTGCTGGTCGCCGGACGGTTCGCGGCTCTTCTTCGTCCGCGGACAGGTGGCCGGCGCCGCGCTGGCGTCCCGTACGGTCGCGTCGGTGCCCGCCGACGGGCGGGGCTCGGTGCGCACCGAGCACACCGAGACCGCCACGGCGCAGGTGATGGTGCCGGCGCTCTCCCCGGCCGGCCGGCTGGCGTACCTGCGGACCACCGACTATCCGGGGCCGACCTGCACGCTGGTGGTGGACGGTGCCGCGGTCGCGGTCGGCGGCGACGTGGAGCCGGTGCCGCCGCGGTGGGTGTCGCGCGACGAGCTGCTGCTGACGGTCGGCGGCCAGTTCCGGATCGTACGGCCGGACACCCCGGAGCGGGCCGAGCACATCCCGTTCACCGCCCGGCTGCCGCTGCACCGCCCCGATTACCGCCTCAAGGACTACGGCTTCGAGCGCACCGCGGCCGGTCCGGTGCGCGGGGTCCATCTGCCCGCACTCTCCCCCGACGGCCGCAAGGTCGCCTTCGCGGCGCTCAACTCCCTCTGGCTGGCGCCCACTTCGGGAGGCGGTGCGCCGCGCCGGATCACCGCCGCCGACGCCACCCGCTATGTGCTCGCGCCGAGCTGGTCGCGCGACGGCCGGTCGCTGGTGTACGCGGACGACCGGGACGGGCTGTTCGCGGTGCGCCGCCGGGACCTGGAGTCCGGGGCGGAGACGGTGCTGGCGGCCGGCGGGCGGGTGCAGCCGGCGCTGTCCCCCGACGGCGGGCGGCTGGCCGCGCTCGACATGTCGGGCAATCTCGTCGTGCGGAGCCTGGCGGACGGCACGGAGAAGGTGCTGGCCGCGCCGATGGGCGCGGGCGGGCTGCCGGGCCGGCCCAGCTGGTCGCCGGACGGGCGCTATCTGGCGCTGTGCGACCGCAACCGGCTCAACCGCCGGTTCCGCGAGGGCTACAACGTCATCCGGATCGTCGACGCCGAGTCCGGCAAGGACCGGCTGCACCCGGTCGCCGAGCACGTCTCGATCGCCGACCGCTACGACTCCGGCCCGGTCTGGTCGCCGGACGGCCGGCAGCTGGCGCTGATCGCCGAGTCGGCGCTGTGGGTGCTGCCGGTGCGGCCCGACGGCACGCCGGACGGTGCCCCTCGGCAGCTGACCGAGGAGAGCGCCGACCATCCCTCCTGGTCCGGGGACTCCGCGACGCTGCTGTACCTCTCCGCCGGGAAGCTGCGGCTGATCCCGGCGGCCGGCGGTCCGGCGCGGACCGTGCCGGTCGCCCTGCAGCGCCGCGGGTCGCGCGCCCGGGACACCGTCGTGCACGCGGGCCGGTTCTGGGACGGGACCGGCGAGGCGGTGCGCGAGGACGTCGACGTCGTCGTACGGGAGGGGCGGATCACGGCCATTGAGCCGCACCGGGCGTCGCGTGCCGGTACCGCCCGGCGGGTGGACGCCTCGGCGAGGACCGTGCTGCCCGGCTTCTGGGACGCACACACGCACCCCTGGCAGACAACTTACGGCGGCCGGCAGACCGCGCTCCAGCTCGCGTACGGCATCACCACCACCGTCTCGTGCGGCGGCTTCTCCTACGAACAGGCCCGGCTCCGGGAGGCGTTGGCCGCCGGGGCGCTCACCGGGCCGCGGCTGCTGACCTGCGGTGAGCTGCTGGACGGCGGCCGGGTCGCGTACAGCATGGGGCGGGCGCACCGCACACGGGAGGGGCTGCGGCGGTCGCTGGAGCGTGGCGCGGCGCTGGACTGGGACTTCGTCAAGACCTATGTCAGGGCGCCGGGTTGGGTGATGGCGGAGGCCGCGCGGTTCGCCCACGAGCGGCTCGGCGTGCGCTCCGGGAGCCATCTGCTCACCCCGGGCGTGCAGCTGGGTCAGGACCTGACGACCCATCTCCAAGCCACCCAGAGGCTGGAGTTCGGGCACGCGGTGTCCAGCACCGGACATGCGTACCAGGACGTCGAGGAGGTCTACACGGGCGGCGGCTTCCACATGCTCGCCACCCCGTTCTCGGCGACCGCGCTGATCGGCGAGGATCCTGCGCTGGCCGAGGACGTGCGGGTGACCAGGCTGATGCCGCCGTGGGACACCGCGGTCGTACGGGAGGGCGCCGGGCACCGGCCGACGCCCGCGCAACTGGCCGACATCCAGACCGAAGTGGACGCCTACCGGCGGATTCTGGGCGGCGGCGGGCTGATCGCGCTGGGCACCGACCAGCCGCTGGTGGCGGTCGGGCTGTCCCTGCATCTGGCGCTGCGGGCGCTGCACCGCGGCGGACTGACGGTGAGTCAGACACTGCGGACGGCGACCGCGCTGCCGGCCCGGGTGTTCGGCGCGGAGCGGGACCTGGGGACGCTGGAGGTCGGCAAGCTGGGCGACATGACGCTGGTGGACGGCGATCCGTTCAGCGACTTCAGCACCCTGGTGCGGACCTCGGCGGTGGTCAAGGGCGGACGGCTGTACGAGCAGCGGGCATTGGTGGACGCCTTCCCCGCGCCCGGCGGGCCCGCGCTGCGCTCGGCTTCCGCGGCCGGTACCGACTGGCTGGAGGTGGGCCGCCAGCAGCGGCGCGAGTCCTGCTGCGGCACCGGCCACTGA
- a CDS encoding acyl-CoA dehydrogenase family protein, translating to MQRYFTDQRHEALRQRVRDFAEREVRPRIAEMEAHRTVCHDLSRLIARQGWIGATVHRAYGGMGAGHVAKTLVIEEISRVSAAMGAMVQASQLGVAKIVHFGSEEQKKTWLPAIASGDCLPTIAVTEPQSGGHVLGMASTAVRDGDDYVLNGRKIYVGNSHVGDLHGVVVRTGEGSRGLSAFLVETGTPGFRVGAEQPTMGLHGFSFGELFFDDCRVPAANLLGEEGDGLSVAYSSSVLYGRPNLTAVSLGIHQAVLDETTRFCTERQRYGKPLASLGAVKLKLGRIQSRLLLARLSAYHAVHLLDQGLPCDAELMNAKLVNVESALESARDAMDIHAACGLFTDRPVERFLRDAHHIFAPAGTSDIQLLRLGELALGQAKGEWSSRLAELVRRDPADWPEEAELPDGTAPLARLI from the coding sequence TTGCAGCGCTACTTCACCGACCAGCGGCACGAGGCACTCCGACAGCGGGTGCGGGACTTCGCCGAGCGCGAGGTGCGGCCCCGGATTGCGGAGATGGAGGCGCACCGCACGGTCTGCCACGACCTGTCGCGACTGATCGCCCGGCAGGGCTGGATCGGCGCGACGGTGCACCGCGCCTACGGCGGGATGGGCGCGGGCCATGTCGCCAAGACCCTCGTCATCGAGGAGATCTCGCGGGTCAGCGCCGCGATGGGCGCCATGGTGCAGGCGTCCCAACTGGGCGTCGCGAAGATCGTCCACTTCGGCAGCGAGGAGCAGAAGAAGACCTGGCTGCCGGCCATCGCGTCGGGCGACTGCCTGCCGACCATCGCGGTCACCGAACCGCAGTCCGGCGGCCATGTGCTGGGCATGGCCTCCACCGCGGTCCGGGACGGCGACGACTACGTCCTCAACGGCCGCAAGATCTACGTGGGCAACAGCCATGTCGGCGATCTGCACGGTGTGGTGGTCCGCACCGGCGAGGGTTCCAGGGGCCTGTCGGCCTTCCTTGTCGAGACCGGTACCCCCGGCTTCCGGGTCGGCGCCGAGCAGCCCACCATGGGACTGCACGGGTTCAGCTTCGGCGAGCTGTTCTTCGACGACTGCCGGGTGCCGGCGGCCAATCTGCTGGGCGAGGAGGGCGACGGCCTGTCCGTGGCGTACTCCTCCAGCGTGCTGTACGGGCGGCCCAACCTGACCGCGGTGTCACTGGGCATCCACCAGGCGGTGCTGGACGAGACCACGCGCTTCTGCACCGAGCGGCAGCGCTACGGAAAACCGCTGGCCTCCCTGGGCGCCGTCAAGCTCAAACTCGGCCGAATCCAGTCCCGGTTGCTGCTCGCCCGGCTGTCCGCGTACCACGCGGTCCATCTCCTGGACCAGGGGCTGCCGTGCGACGCGGAGCTGATGAACGCCAAGCTGGTCAACGTGGAGTCGGCCCTGGAGTCGGCGCGCGACGCGATGGACATCCACGCCGCCTGCGGACTGTTCACCGACCGGCCCGTGGAGCGCTTCCTGCGCGACGCGCACCACATCTTCGCGCCGGCCGGCACCTCGGACATCCAGCTGCTGCGGCTCGGCGAACTGGCGCTGGGCCAGGCCAAGGGCGAGTGGTCCAGCCGACTCGCGGAGCTGGTGCGGCGGGATCCGGCCGACTGGCCGGAGGAGGCGGAGCTGCCGGACGGGACGGCGCCGCTCGCGCGCCTGATCTAG
- a CDS encoding GAF domain-containing protein, producing MPYASYDPTRHLLLTPQDDEAPARVRRLRELGIGKDPLPAFDDFARKLARTTDTPYAMVNFIDEHEQYFAGLYVPGQDKAVELGPAPASGRPGRVMARDHGYCPHVVVRRKALVLEDVCDYPRFAGNPVVDELGIRTYMGAPLIDHTGTTLGTVCVVDLEPRPWGREGLHTIKSLAAELVEQIHEMERRQKASESGES from the coding sequence ATCCCTTACGCGTCGTACGACCCGACCCGCCATCTGCTGCTCACGCCGCAGGACGACGAGGCCCCGGCCCGGGTCCGCCGGCTGCGCGAGCTGGGCATCGGCAAGGATCCGCTGCCCGCTTTCGACGACTTCGCGCGCAAGCTCGCGCGCACCACCGATACCCCGTATGCCATGGTCAACTTCATCGACGAGCACGAGCAGTACTTCGCCGGTCTCTACGTACCCGGCCAGGACAAGGCCGTCGAGCTGGGCCCGGCGCCCGCCAGCGGCCGGCCGGGCCGGGTGATGGCCCGCGACCACGGCTACTGTCCGCACGTCGTGGTACGGCGCAAGGCGCTGGTCCTGGAGGACGTCTGCGACTACCCGCGGTTCGCCGGCAACCCCGTCGTCGACGAGCTCGGCATCCGCACCTATATGGGCGCGCCGCTGATCGACCATACGGGGACGACGCTGGGCACCGTCTGCGTGGTCGACCTCGAACCGCGCCCCTGGGGGCGGGAGGGACTGCACACGATCAAGTCGCTGGCCGCCGAACTCGTCGAGCAGATTCACGAGATGGAGCGCCGGCAGAAGGCGTCCGAGTCCGGGGAGTCCTGA
- a CDS encoding GTP-binding protein, with protein sequence MDFVNDCDPPATGEPGPDPFPTALKILVAGGFGVGKTTFVGAVSEIEPLSTEEVITQISVGTDDLAGVEEKTTTTVAMDFGRITLDSDHVLYLFGTPGQTRFWFLWNELSDGALGAVILADTRRLDQCFAAVDFFERRGIQFIVAVNEFDGSHHYEPDEIRAAIDLAPEIPVVLCDARQCSSGTHVLVSLVEYLLTPALAATPELP encoded by the coding sequence ATGGACTTCGTCAACGACTGTGACCCCCCGGCCACGGGGGAACCCGGACCCGATCCCTTCCCGACCGCGCTCAAGATCCTGGTCGCGGGCGGTTTCGGGGTCGGCAAGACCACCTTCGTCGGTGCGGTGAGCGAGATCGAGCCGCTCAGCACCGAGGAGGTCATCACCCAGATCAGTGTCGGCACCGACGACCTGGCCGGGGTCGAGGAGAAGACCACCACGACCGTCGCGATGGACTTCGGCCGGATCACCCTCGACTCGGACCATGTCCTCTACCTCTTCGGCACGCCCGGTCAGACCCGCTTCTGGTTCCTGTGGAACGAGCTGTCCGACGGCGCGCTCGGCGCGGTCATCCTCGCCGACACCCGGCGCCTCGACCAGTGCTTCGCCGCGGTCGACTTCTTCGAGCGCCGCGGCATCCAATTCATCGTCGCCGTCAACGAGTTCGACGGCTCCCACCACTACGAGCCCGACGAGATCCGGGCCGCAATAGACCTCGCGCCGGAGATCCCCGTCGTCCTCTGCGACGCCCGGCAGTGTTCCTCCGGCACCCATGTCCTGGTGTCCCTCGTCGAGTACCTGCTCACCCCCGCCCTCGCCGCCACCCCGGAGCTACCGTGA
- a CDS encoding DUF742 domain-containing protein: MYDGAAGEMIRPFTVSTGRTRPTAQFDLLTLVLATGRRPAGSQGPDHVRVLGLCDRPVSVAEIAAHIRLPAVVTKVLLADLVACGALTARAPAAVSAGAASRTDRALLEAVLHGLRQRL; this comes from the coding sequence ATGTACGACGGTGCAGCGGGCGAGATGATCCGCCCGTTCACCGTCAGTACCGGCCGGACCCGCCCCACGGCGCAGTTCGACCTGCTGACCCTGGTGCTGGCGACCGGACGGCGGCCCGCCGGCTCCCAGGGGCCCGACCACGTCCGCGTCCTCGGGCTGTGCGACCGGCCGGTCTCGGTCGCCGAGATCGCCGCGCACATACGGCTTCCGGCCGTGGTCACCAAGGTGCTCCTCGCCGACCTCGTCGCCTGCGGCGCGCTCACCGCGCGGGCCCCCGCCGCCGTTTCGGCGGGGGCCGCGTCCCGTACCGACCGTGCGCTGCTGGAGGCGGTGCTGCATGGACTTCGTCAACGACTGTGA
- a CDS encoding roadblock/LC7 domain-containing protein: MVSDVHAQTHAEFRGSQHTDLSWLLTGLVQRVPHTRSAVLLSSDGLVKASHGFEPDVADHMAALASGLYSLARSAGARFGEGSDVLQVVVELEETFLFVSAAGTGACLAVLAGRDADAAVLGYEMGMLVKSVRPYLSTPARHQAPAGGR, translated from the coding sequence ATGGTGAGTGATGTGCATGCGCAGACGCACGCCGAGTTCCGCGGCAGTCAGCACACCGACCTTTCCTGGCTGCTGACCGGACTCGTACAGCGCGTACCGCACACCCGAAGCGCCGTTCTGCTGTCCTCCGACGGCCTCGTCAAGGCATCCCACGGCTTCGAACCGGATGTCGCCGACCATATGGCGGCGCTGGCCTCCGGTCTGTACTCGCTCGCCCGCAGCGCCGGTGCGCGCTTCGGGGAGGGCAGCGACGTCCTCCAGGTCGTCGTCGAGCTGGAGGAGACCTTCCTGTTCGTCTCGGCCGCCGGCACCGGCGCCTGCCTGGCGGTGCTCGCCGGGCGCGACGCCGACGCCGCGGTGCTCGGCTACGAGATGGGGATGCTCGTCAAGAGCGTCCGGCCGTATCTGTCCACCCCCGCACGCCATCAGGCCCCGGCGGGCGGTCGTTGA